A genome region from Salvia splendens isolate huo1 chromosome 19, SspV2, whole genome shotgun sequence includes the following:
- the LOC121778908 gene encoding B3 domain-containing protein REM1-like has protein sequence MADNATYGEYHRLPSFIKVISGSRNKEELRLPPQWVAEYGNDLPFDCRLVMPNGCSWQVRALRIASGCHFCVGWSEFRSGNNISHGEKLTFTLVDVGIFHVKRYKSGTGCPPRCDCAALTEEEEDDEVYTPDIDSSDDYPPSDVESESADDSDYDADRSALDEDEYPTWSLKLTKSNTKRTIEIPNEFWQLHLRAAPKQSVVHFLVDGQTWRLLIKHRSGKFWVKHGWRRFKDANALIPGVRCHFKLVDAQDIQFYVWFDRP, from the exons ATGGCGGACAACGCAACGTACGGGGAATACCATAGGCTTCCTTCCTTCATCAAAGTGATTTCCGGTTCCCGCAACAAAGAGGAATTG CGGCTACCTCCACAATGGGTTGCGGAATATGGGAATGACCTGCCGTTCGACTGTCGGCTCGTGATGCCAAATGGATGCAGTTGGCAAGTCCGCGCACTTAGAATAGCCAGTGGATGCCACTTTTGCGTTGGATGGTCGGAATTCCGGAGTGGGAATAATATTTCCCATGGTGAGAAACTAACCTTCACTCTAGTGGATGTGGGGATTTTCCACGTAAAGAGATACAAGTCGGGGACCGGGTGTCCGCCACGCTGTGATTGCGCAG CGTTAACTGAGGAGGAAGAGGACGATGAGGTGTACACACCTGACATTGATTCGTCGGATGATTATCCCCCCTCCGACGTGGAATCCGAGTCAGCAGACGACAGTGACTACGACGCTGATAGGAGTGCGCTTGATGAAGACGAGTATCCCACATGGTCGTTGAAGCTGACCAAATCAAACACCAAGCGAACAATAGAAATTCCTAATGAATTTTGGCAGCTTCACCTACGTGCCGCCCCGAAGCAGAGTGTCGTGCATTTTCTAGTCGACGGGCAAACATGGCGGCTCTTGATCAAGCATCGCTCGGGCAAGTTCTGGGTCAAGCATGGATGGCGCCGCTTCAAGGATGCCAACGCGTTGATCCCCGGTGTTCGTTGCCACTTTAAGCTCGTTGATGCGCAGGATATCCAGTTCTATGTTTGGTTTGATCGCCCATAA
- the LOC121778537 gene encoding wall-associated receptor kinase-like 2 codes for MERSFEINCNTSFNPPRAFLSILGGEIMGINPTNVRVNMPNLALSTYGQGARILTVVYGLSTTRYTFSDQNWLTAIGCDDMAAVTGLANRSFSGGCVSYCQSAGDSGGVASCPNDSNGFGLGTGCCRTPIPKGTTNLFVNLTDVHRNWRNNKLFSTSYAFVGEMVTSNFSYRLNDLNNATIFLSDNWSAKNTPPVVLDWKIGQQNCDEARRNLTTYACKANSECVNFDTNIVGYLCNCSKGYQGNPYLDPGCQDSDECADNPCDPNADCTNIPGSFICKCRKSYGGDGMKGGSGCTKLPPSTIINVSIGVGAGVGFIMLLAICFYVYKAKQKRNKRIEKEKFFEHLLLQHQTNEGTLERTKLFPAKELEKATDNFNASRILGQGGQGTVYKGMLSDGKIVAIKKLKLVDEDQLEQLINEVVILSQINHRNVVKLLGCCLATEVPLLVYEFVSHGTLFDLIHDRNAEISLSWEMRLKMAADIAGALAYLHSASSVPIFHRDIKSSNILLDEKYVVKVSDFGTSKVVAVDQTHLTTLVKGTFGYLDPEYFQTSQFTDKSDVYSFGVVLVELLTGRRPISPDTREGDRNLATRFLASLEAGDLKSILDGRVSEEGGREEVGSVARLAERCLNHKGKMRPSMREVAIELESIRMSQMPSTARGEEGVEISGCEVKPMMITDIDYTWASGKTEISSPSDTRPFISDIV; via the exons ATGGAGCGATCCTTCGAGATCAACTGCAACACTTCCTTTAACCCGCCAAGGGCGTTCCTCTCCATCCTTGGCGGGGAGATCATGGGAATAAACCCGACCAACGTTCGGGTCAATATGCCGAATTTGGCGCTCTCTACTTACGGACAGGGTGCGAGGATCTTGACCGTTGTCTATGGATTGTCGACGACTCGGTATACGTTCTCTGACCAGAACTGGCTCACGGCCATCGGCTGCGACGACATGGCGGCGGTCACGGGGCTAGCCAACCGGAGCTTCAGCGGTGGATGCGTCTCGTATTGTCAGAGCGCGGGTGATTCTGGTGGCGTCGCGTCGTGCCCGAATGATAGCAACGGGTTTGGGCTTGGCACTGGCTGTTGCCGTACCCCTATTCCTAAAG GCACCACAAACTTGTTTGTAAATTTAACAGACGTACACAGAAACTGGAGAAACAACAAGTTATTCTCTACTAGCTATGCCTTTGTGGGGGAGATGGTCACCTCCAATTTTTCATACCGCTTGAACGACTTAAACAATGCCACAATATTCTTGAGTGACAATTGGTCAGCCAAAAACACCCCGCCGGTGGTCCTCGACTGGAAGATCGGGCAGCAGAATTGCGACGAAGCGCGACGAAATCTGACAACATACGCATGTAAAGCCAACAGTGAATGTGTTAATTTCGATACAAACATTGTAGGGTATCTCTGCAACTGCTCCAAAGGATACCAAGGCAATCCATATCTCGACCCGGGATGCCAAG ATTCAGATGAATGCGCTGATAATCCATGCGACCCCAACGCAGATTGCACGAATATACCCGGGAGTTTTATTTGCAAATGTCGTAAAAGCTATGGAGGCGACGGAATGAAAGGCGGAAGTGGTTGCACTAAGTTGCCCCCATCTACAATCATTAATGTCTCCATAG GAGTTGGTGCGGGAGTGggatttataatgctactggcAATATGCTTTTATGTATATAAGGCAAAGCAGAAAAGAAACAAGAGAATAGAGAAAGAGAAATTCTTCGAACATCTTCTTTTACAACATCAAACAAACGAAGGCacactcgaaagaaccaagctTTTCCCGGCAAAAGAGTTGGAGAAAGCCACCGATAACTTCAACGCGAGCCGAATTCTCGGGCAAGGAGGACAAGGCACGGTGTACAAAGGAATGTTATCCGACGGTAAGATCGTCGCTATCAAGAAACTGAAGCTGGTCGACGAGGATCAACTTGAGCAGTTGATCAATGAAGTGGTGATACTATCGCAGATAAACCACAGAAACGTGGTTAAATTGTTGGGATGTTGTTTGGCCACGGAGGTTCCTCTCCTCGTATACGAGTTCGTGTCTCACGGGACCCTTTTCGATCTCATCCATGACCGCAACGCTGAAATATCCCTTTCTTGGGAGATGCGTCTGAAAATGGCAGCAGATATAGCAGGGGCACTGGCGTACTTGCATTCAGCATCTTCAGTACCTATATTTCACAGGGACATCAAGTCCAGTAACATCCTTCTGGATGAAAAATATGTGGTCAAAGTGTCCGACTTCGGGACTTCCAAGGTTGTCGCAGTGGATCAGACTCACCTGACCACATTAGTGAAAGGGACATTCGGGTATCTAGATCCAGAGTATTTCCAGACTAGTCAGTTCACAGACAAGAGCGACGTGTACAGCTTTGGAGTAGTACTGGTCGAGCTTCTGACAGGACGAAGGCCGATATCGCCAGATACGAGAGAAGGAGACAGGAATCTAGCGACGCGTTTCTTGGCTTCGTTGGAAGCTGGCGATCTCAAGAGTATCCTCGATGGCCGGGTGTCGGAGGAGGGTGGGAGGGAAGAGGTTGGTAGTGTTGCAAGGCTTGCGGAAAGGTGCTTGAATCACAAGGGGAAAATGAGGCCAAGTATGAGAGAAGTAGCAATAGAGTTGGAAAGCATTAGAATGTCGCAAATGCCATCAACTGCAAGGGGTGAAGAAGGTGTAGAAATTAGTGGATGTGAAGTGAAGCCAATGATGATTACAGACATAGATTACACGTGGGCTAGTGGTAAAACTGAGATCTCTTCTCCATCGGATACACGTCCCTTCATTTCTGATATTGTGTGA
- the LOC121778906 gene encoding uncharacterized protein LOC121778906: MIDSILAHVKQLDRLVRVSDRSCIDNLRMDRNTFGRLCRILRDRAGLIDQKFVTVEEQVAIFLSILAHHKKTRVVGHDFMRSSETVSKYTHMVLRGVLTLHEIMLVKPNPVGDDCTGSRWKWFKGCLGALDGTYIPVRVPIVDTPRYRNRKGQVLGGFSW; this comes from the exons ATGATTGACTCCATTCTGGCGCATGTAAAGCAGCTGGATAGGCTTGTCCGGGTCAGTGATCGTTCATGTATAGACAATTTGCGGATGGATAGAAACACGTTCGGTAGATTATGTCGAATTCTTCGTGACCGGGCTGGATTAATAGACCAGAAATTTGTCACGGTGGAGGAACAAGTTGCTATATTTTTGTCCATCCTAGCTCATCACAAAAAGACAAGGGTTGTGGGTCACGATTTCATGCGTTCTTCTGAAACAGTGTCTAAGTATACACATATGGTGCTCCGTGGGGTGCTTACGTTGCATGAGATTATGTTAGTGAAACCTAATCCGGTTGGTGATGATTGCACGGGCTCAAGATGGAAGTGGTTTAAG GGTTGTCTAGGAGCTTTAGATGGGACATACATACCCGTACGAGTACCCATTGTTGACACACCACGTTATCGTAATAGAAAGGGGCAAGT GTTGGGAGGGTTCAGCTGGTGA
- the LOC121778907 gene encoding B3 domain-containing protein REM1-like, translated as MEADGSNSGPNVDPAYERLPAFMAVFEQGRFHDDMRLPDAFIGFHGHDLPFDCRLVWPNGIRYRVRVLKLGHGFFFASGWRDFVRATGIVNGDVLTFTLVDVGIFNVKRFDSETHCPPQGDVDVVEDDNVEGSHGPDIDSSDNYLPSGTESETTMDEDYVDDSRALSIDGFPTFIVTLTPANINRRLDISYGFWRRHIPMGAIQAGLYLVTDGRMWRCTLKHNSTTIWVKQGWARFKHDNNLVEGVRCHFKLVDAFVVQFHVEIERP; from the exons ATGGAAGCTGATGGTTCAAACTCCGGCCCTAACGTCGACCCGGCCTACGAACGACTCCCTGCATTCATGGCGGTTTTCGAGCAGGGGCGATTCCATGATGACATG CGACTTCCCGACGCATTCATCGGGTTTCACGGCCATGACCTACCGTTCGACTGTAGGCTCGTTTGGCCGAATGGAATCCGCTATAGAGTGCGAGTTCTAAAGCTTGGTCATGGGTTCTTCTTCGCATCGGGATGGAGGGATTTCGTTCGTGCTACCGGGATCGTAAATGGCGATGTTCTCACTTTCACCTTGGTGGATGTGGGAATTTTCAATGTTAAACGGTTTGATAGCGAAACACATTGCCCCCCCCAGGGAGACGTCGACG TTGTTGAAGACGACAATGTAGAAGGAAGCCACGGCCCGGACATCGATTCGTCCGACAATTACTTGCCTTCGGGGACTGAATCCGAGACAACAATGGACGAAGACTACGTAGACGATAGCCGGGCACTAAGCATCGATGGCTTCCCAACATTCATCGTTACGCTCACTCCGGCTAACATCAATCGCAGACTTGACATTTCATATGGCTTTTGGCGACGCCATATCCCGATGGGTGCAATACAAGCAGGATTGTATCTGGTGACAGATGGGAGGATGTGGCGTTGTACCCTTAAACACAACTCGACGACTATATGGGTTAAGCAAGGGTGGGCGCGATTCAAGCACGACAATAATCTGGTCGAAGGGGTGCGGTGCCATTTTAAGCTCGTTGATGCGTTTGTTGTCCAGTTCCATGTGGAGATTGAACGTCCTTAG
- the LOC121778181 gene encoding zinc finger CCCH domain-containing protein 47-like encodes MCSDSKSKRSPSDLEMEAGFHVGKHGNCSKLLELAATDDLAGFVHEVEQRGCDVDEVSCWYGRSFGWKKMGYEERTPMMIAALYGSTEVLGYVIATGRVDVNRACGFDGATALHCAAAGGSWSSVEVVELLMAASADSSVVDVSGRKPGDLIAPCVRSSADPRRKQLEMLLNGVSSKGEEDGSKTPLAASERKEYPIDISLPDINNGVYGSDEFRMYTFKVKPCSRAYSHDWTECPFVHPGENARRRDPRKYHYTCVPCPEFKKGNCGKGDGCEYAHGVFESWLHPAQYRTRLCKDETGCSRKVCFFAHKPEELRPLYASTGSAMPSPKTLSALDMATSLMMTSNTSTPPTSPSVTCSSPMGGNMWPNKMSLATPPALQLPGSRLKTALSARNVDLDLKMLGLDRIRTQYGQQLVEEMASLSSPYSRMADLTPTNLDDVYGSINPSLLSQLQGLSPKINGSQMQSPTRQNMNQLRASYPTNVSSSSSRNPSAYGFDSSAAVVAAVMNSRSAAFAKRSQSFIDRSGGGGYHYGPTTNSPAGVMLPNHSEWGAPDGKLEWGFNDEDVNRLRKSASFGFRSDSTGANVRSNAGEPDVSWVSTLVKDVPAGGNTGMYSPSRGQGGTGLYSPHQRQAAGG; translated from the coding sequence ATGTGCAGTGATTCAAAGAGTAAACGCAGCCCTTCTGATTTGGAGATGGAGGCTGGATTTCATGTGGGGAAACACGGGAATTGCTCAAAGCTGCTCGAATTGGCAGCCACGGATGATTTGGCCGGCTTCGTACACGAAGTCGAGCAGAGGGGCTGTGATGTTGATGAAGTGAGTTGTTGGTATGGGAGAAGCTTTGGGTGGAAGAAGATGGGGTATGAGGAGAGAACTCCTATGATGATTGCTGCTTTGTATGGGAGCACGGAGGTCTTAGGGTATGTAATCGCAACTGGTCGAGTCGATGTCAATAGGGCGTGTGGCTTTGATGGTGCCACGGCCCTTCACTGTGCTGCAGCTGGTGGCTCGTGGTCCTCCGTTGAGGTTGTTGAGTTGTTGATGGCTGCCTCTGCGGACAGCAGCGTTGTGGACGTCTCTGGGAGGAAGCCCGGTGACCTCATTGCCCCGTGTGTGAGATCCTCTGCAGATCCAAGGAGGAAGCAGCTGGAGATGTTGTTGAACGGGGTGAGCAGCAAGGGGGAGGAAGACGGGAGCAAGACGCCGTTGGCTGCGAGTGAGAGGAAAGAGTATCCGATTGATATATCGTTACCGGATATAAACAATGGTGTTTATGGCAGTGATGAGTTTAGGATGTATACCTTTAAGGTGAAGCCCTGCTCGAGGGCTTACTCGCACGACTGGACAGAGTGTCCATTTGTCCACCCCGGTGAGAACGCGAGGAGGCGTGATCCGAGGAAGTATCACTACACTTGCGTCCCTTGCCCCGAGTTCAAGAAGGGGAActgtgggaagggcgatggatGCGAGTATGCTCATGGTGTTTTCGAGTCGTGGCTGCATCCCGCGCAGTATAGGACTCGCCTTTGCAAGGACGAGACGGGCTGCTCGAGGAAGGTGTGCTTTTTCGCGCACAAACCCGAGGAGCTGCGCCCGTTGTATGCTTCCACGGGCTCGGCCATGCCGTCTCCAAAGACTCTTTCTGCGTTGGACATGGCGACATCGTTGATGATGACTAGTAATACGTCGACACCACCAACGTCCCCATCCGTTACCTGCTCGTCTCCGATGGGGGGAAACATGTGGCCGAACAAGATGAGCCTTGCTACACCGCCTGCTCTGCAGCTGCCCGGGAGTAGGCTGAAGACGGCCTTGAGCGCGAGAAATGTTGATCTGGATCTGAAGATGCTCGGATTGGACAGAATTCGGACCCAATACGGGCAGCAGTTGGTTGAGGAGATGGCTAGTCTCTCGTCTCCATACTCCCGAATGGCTGATCTGACGCCAACGAACCTTGACGACGTGTATGGATCCATCAACCCTTCTCTGCTGTCTCAGTTGCAGGGACTGTCACCGAAGATCAACGGCTCGCAGATGCAATCCCCAACTCGACAGAATATGAACCAGCTCCGAGCAAGCTACCCGACGAATGTCTCGTCTTCGTCATCAAGAAATCCCTCAGCATACGGTTTTGACTCCTCTGCGGCAGTAGTTGCAGCGGTCATGAATTCACGGTCAGCTGCCTTCGCGAAACGGAGCCAGAGCTTCATCgaccgcagcggtggcggtggaTATCATTACGGGCCGACAACCAATTCGCCGGCTGGTGTCATGCTGCCGAATCACTCGGAGTGGGGTGCTCCTGATGGGAAGCTGGAATGgggcttcaatgatgaagacgTGAACAGGCTTAGGAAATCCGCGTCGTTCGGTTTTCGATCCGACAGTACCGGTGCGAATGTTCGTTCCAATGCAGGGGAGCCGGATGTGTCGTGGGTTAGCACGCTGGTGAAAGACGTCCCGGCTGGTGGGAACACGGGGATGTACAGCCCATCAAGGGGTCAGGGGGGCACGGGTCTGTATAGTCCGCACCAGAGGCAGGCCGCGGGTGGGTAG